One genomic segment of Paraburkholderia aromaticivorans includes these proteins:
- a CDS encoding DUF3331 domain-containing protein: protein MTLESIPLDGANGVRIEILERSDTTLVIRWVEPGRCHYGEQRWRRRSAHTSGTCAVSRRKIRRGDAVFKPAERPAPSNASAMICAELLECVED from the coding sequence ATGACCCTGGAGTCCATCCCCCTGGACGGTGCCAATGGTGTACGCATCGAAATTCTCGAGCGCTCCGACACGACGCTGGTGATTCGCTGGGTCGAGCCGGGACGCTGTCACTACGGTGAACAACGGTGGCGGCGCAGGTCGGCACATACGTCAGGCACATGCGCGGTGTCGCGCCGCAAGATCCGCCGCGGCGACGCGGTATTCAAACCGGCCGAGCGGCCGGCGCCTTCTAACGCTTCGGCGATGATTTGCGCTGAACTTCTGGAGTGCGTCGAGGACTGA
- a CDS encoding AI-2E family transporter, producing the protein MISSPPVAPPEPPDAPDLPVRPKKQRTASLVLYIGLVLLALWVVRDFIAVVAWAGVIAIALWPVLRKVEGNRWFTGRTTLIAAVLTLLIALLVVLPVGIGIAQALREAHDMNEWFKTVQENGIPLPDFVQHLPFGVQQISGWWQANLAQPLRGSAAMKGLHSPTVMTLGRHFGARAVHAVMVFAFVLVTLFVIFQAGPRLSGSLLKAMRRGFGDDGAQLLQRMAAAVRGTVSGLVVVGLGEGALMGAAYFVTGLPHVALLGFVTAIAAMLPFCAPITFGIAALWLLSQGSVAAAIGLVVFGSVVVFVAEHFVRPVLIGNSTRLPFLLVLFGILGGAETFGLLGIFIGPALMTVLMVLWTDLVQ; encoded by the coding sequence ATGATTTCATCCCCGCCTGTCGCACCTCCCGAACCGCCGGATGCACCAGATCTGCCGGTCCGCCCGAAAAAGCAGAGAACGGCCTCGCTCGTGCTGTACATCGGATTGGTGCTGCTGGCGCTGTGGGTGGTGCGCGATTTCATAGCGGTGGTCGCCTGGGCCGGCGTGATCGCCATCGCGCTGTGGCCGGTGTTGCGCAAGGTCGAGGGCAACCGCTGGTTCACCGGCCGCACGACGCTGATCGCCGCCGTGTTGACGCTCCTGATCGCGTTGCTGGTCGTGCTGCCGGTGGGCATCGGCATTGCGCAGGCGCTTCGCGAAGCGCATGACATGAACGAGTGGTTCAAGACCGTGCAGGAAAACGGCATTCCGCTGCCGGACTTCGTCCAGCATCTGCCGTTCGGCGTGCAGCAGATTTCAGGCTGGTGGCAGGCCAATCTCGCTCAGCCGCTGCGTGGGTCGGCGGCGATGAAAGGGCTGCACAGCCCCACTGTCATGACGCTCGGCCGGCACTTCGGCGCGCGCGCGGTGCATGCCGTGATGGTGTTCGCATTCGTGCTGGTCACGCTGTTCGTGATCTTTCAGGCGGGCCCGCGTCTGTCGGGCTCGCTGCTCAAAGCCATGCGGCGCGGTTTCGGCGACGACGGCGCGCAGCTTCTTCAACGCATGGCCGCGGCGGTGCGCGGCACGGTGTCGGGACTGGTCGTGGTCGGACTCGGCGAAGGCGCGTTGATGGGCGCGGCCTACTTCGTGACGGGCTTGCCGCACGTCGCGCTGCTTGGGTTCGTCACCGCGATTGCCGCGATGCTGCCGTTCTGCGCGCCCATCACCTTCGGCATCGCGGCGTTGTGGCTCCTGTCGCAAGGCTCGGTGGCGGCGGCCATCGGCCTTGTCGTGTTCGGCTCGGTCGTGGTGTTCGTTGCCGAGCACTTCGTGCGGCCGGTGCTGATCGGCAACTCGACGCGTTTGCCATTTCTGCTCGTGCTGTTCGGCATTCTCGGCGGAGCGGAAACGTTCGGGCTGCTCGGCATCTTCATTGGTCCCGCGCTGATGACCGTGCTGATGGTGTTGTGGACCGACCTCGTGCAATAG
- a CDS encoding alpha/beta hydrolase — protein MRPFLHSALVAFCAASTSAPAFASTVISRSFYSDALGRDWSYTIYLPTGYRHDTSRIPVLYLLHGNNGDANDWITQGHLQSAADALIEHKDMPPVAIVMPQGGTDWYVDRKEKMERAFFDDLLPEIETRYAVSTQRGGRMIGGVSMGGFGALRYAMTQPERFCGALLLSPAIYANEPPRASAARRVGVFGEHEFDARVWHELNYPAQWERYMSRPYRLPVFIAAGDDDLAIQAEASSLYTHLRLAGNPAALRIIDGGHTWDVWSALLPAALKYTLGCVKPPPQDHPSNQRP, from the coding sequence ATGCGTCCATTCCTGCACTCCGCCCTCGTTGCATTTTGCGCCGCTTCCACCAGCGCGCCGGCGTTCGCCAGCACCGTCATCAGCCGAAGCTTTTATTCCGATGCGCTCGGCCGCGACTGGTCCTACACGATCTATCTGCCTACCGGCTACCGCCATGACACGAGCCGCATTCCCGTGCTTTATCTTCTGCACGGCAACAACGGCGATGCCAACGACTGGATCACGCAAGGCCATCTGCAATCCGCGGCCGACGCGCTGATCGAGCACAAGGACATGCCGCCGGTCGCGATCGTGATGCCGCAAGGCGGCACGGACTGGTACGTCGATCGCAAGGAAAAGATGGAGCGCGCGTTCTTTGACGATCTGCTGCCCGAGATCGAAACACGCTACGCGGTTTCGACACAACGCGGCGGGCGGATGATCGGCGGCGTCTCGATGGGCGGCTTCGGCGCGCTGCGTTATGCAATGACGCAGCCGGAGCGCTTTTGCGGCGCCCTGCTGCTGAGCCCCGCGATCTACGCGAACGAGCCGCCGCGCGCCTCGGCGGCACGGCGCGTCGGCGTGTTCGGCGAGCACGAGTTCGACGCGCGGGTCTGGCACGAGCTCAACTATCCGGCGCAGTGGGAGCGCTACATGAGCCGGCCGTATCGTCTGCCGGTGTTCATCGCCGCCGGCGACGACGATCTCGCGATCCAGGCCGAAGCGTCGTCGCTCTATACGCACCTTCGGCTGGCGGGCAATCCGGCGGCGCTGCGCATTATCGACGGCGGCCATACCTGGGATGTCTGGAGCGCGCTGCTGCCCGCCGCGCTCAAATACACGCTGGGCTGCGTGAAGCCGCCGCCGCAGGACCATCCGTCGAATCAGCGGCCCTGA
- a CDS encoding OpgC domain-containing protein, with protein sequence MQKSQPRLIELDFFRGLVLLIIVVDHIGGSILSRVTLHAYALCDAAEVFVFLGGFATATAYAALAERRNETIARSRFLRRSLEIYRAFLVTAALMLLVSAVLMALSIDGPNLATTDLDDLMDTPLAALGDILLFRRQPYLASVLPMYAFFALLVPMILPLARSKPWLLLAGSVALWAGAPAIDAYLPAAPDMHWDFNPFAWQLLFVLGVLARCQPVYQRVSTHRLSWLVSLLAFAAVAAAAYYKLVIEREPLDASLKQNLSYLRAVNFLAIAWLVANLIQLGWAKKLAQWMPWIGVIGRKGLLCFIAGAVISLVVDSVLYAATEGYLNYPLGLLADAVAVAALFAVALGAEPLKRLAGRLYGGRLRTWP encoded by the coding sequence ATGCAAAAGTCGCAACCCCGTCTTATCGAGCTCGATTTTTTCCGCGGGCTGGTTCTTCTGATTATCGTCGTCGACCACATCGGCGGCAGCATTCTTTCGCGCGTCACGCTGCACGCCTACGCGCTGTGCGACGCTGCCGAAGTGTTCGTGTTCCTCGGCGGCTTCGCCACCGCCACGGCCTATGCCGCGCTGGCCGAACGGCGCAACGAGACGATTGCGCGTAGCCGCTTCCTGCGGCGCTCGCTGGAAATCTATCGGGCGTTTCTCGTGACCGCCGCGTTGATGCTGCTGGTCAGCGCCGTGCTCATGGCGCTGAGCATCGACGGACCGAATCTCGCCACGACCGATCTCGACGACTTGATGGACACCCCGCTCGCCGCGCTGGGGGACATTCTGCTGTTCCGCCGCCAGCCGTATCTGGCTTCCGTGTTGCCCATGTACGCGTTCTTCGCGCTGCTCGTGCCCATGATCCTGCCGCTCGCGCGCAGCAAGCCCTGGCTGCTGCTGGCCGGCAGCGTCGCGCTATGGGCCGGCGCTCCGGCGATCGACGCCTACCTGCCCGCCGCGCCGGACATGCACTGGGATTTCAATCCGTTCGCCTGGCAGTTGTTGTTCGTGCTCGGCGTGCTGGCCCGTTGCCAGCCGGTCTATCAGCGCGTCAGCACCCACCGCCTGAGCTGGCTCGTCAGCCTGCTGGCGTTCGCCGCGGTGGCGGCCGCGGCTTACTACAAGCTCGTGATCGAGCGTGAGCCGCTCGATGCCAGCCTCAAACAGAATCTCTCGTACCTGCGAGCCGTCAATTTTCTCGCCATTGCGTGGCTCGTCGCGAATCTGATTCAGCTCGGCTGGGCGAAGAAACTCGCGCAATGGATGCCGTGGATCGGCGTGATCGGCCGCAAAGGGCTGCTGTGCTTTATCGCCGGCGCCGTAATCTCGCTTGTGGTCGATTCCGTGCTGTACGCGGCAACGGAAGGCTACCTCAACTATCCGCTCGGACTGCTCGCCGACGCGGTCGCGGTCGCCGCGCTGTTCGCGGTGGCGCTGGGCGCCGAGCCGCTCAAGCGTCTGGCCGGGCGGCTCTATGGCGGGCGGCTTCGCACCTGGCCCTGA
- a CDS encoding porin — MNKQVFALAVSAAVSATFAASASAQTSVTLYGVLDEGINYTNNVGHGHVYELASGYAQGSRWGLKGAEDLGGGLKAIFQLENGFDVSSGRFNQGGRMFGRQAFVGLSADRFGTLTFGRQYDSVVDYLAQTTANGNWAGLLFSHPYDNDNTDNTFRLDNAVKYTSPSLSGFQFGGVYSFSNDTGFANNRAYSFGGQYAYGGLLVAAAYLQADNPGNGANGAITANDAGFIAARMRVFGGGITYTFGPATAGFVYTNSNYLDPTGNGYLGVTPLVPPGVLLNSLKYQNFEVNGKYQISPMLFVGAQYVYTMETYDASTGGVKPKIHSFGLMADYNLSKRTDVYIQGEYQQVTGDSTYSILDEAFTPGTQSPSSTSRQVVVRAAIRHKF, encoded by the coding sequence ATGAACAAGCAAGTGTTCGCGCTAGCTGTCTCCGCCGCTGTGTCTGCCACTTTTGCCGCGTCCGCCTCCGCGCAGACGAGCGTGACGCTTTACGGCGTGCTCGACGAGGGCATCAACTACACCAACAATGTCGGCCACGGCCATGTCTATGAGCTGGCGAGCGGCTACGCACAGGGTAGCCGTTGGGGGCTGAAAGGCGCTGAGGATCTGGGCGGCGGGCTGAAGGCCATCTTCCAGCTGGAAAACGGTTTCGACGTGAGTTCCGGGCGGTTCAACCAGGGTGGCCGGATGTTCGGCCGCCAGGCGTTTGTCGGTTTGAGCGCCGACCGCTTCGGCACGCTGACGTTCGGCCGCCAGTACGATTCGGTGGTCGACTATCTGGCCCAGACCACGGCCAACGGCAACTGGGCCGGCTTGCTGTTCTCGCACCCATACGATAACGACAATACGGACAACACGTTTCGCCTCGACAACGCGGTCAAGTACACCAGTCCGTCCCTGTCCGGCTTTCAGTTCGGCGGCGTCTACAGCTTTAGCAACGACACCGGCTTCGCGAACAACCGCGCGTACAGTTTCGGCGGCCAGTACGCGTACGGCGGCCTGCTCGTGGCCGCCGCGTACCTGCAGGCGGACAACCCCGGCAATGGCGCGAACGGCGCGATCACGGCGAACGACGCCGGCTTCATCGCCGCCCGCATGCGCGTGTTCGGCGGCGGCATTACCTACACGTTCGGCCCGGCGACGGCCGGCTTCGTCTATACCAATTCGAACTATCTGGACCCGACCGGCAACGGCTACCTCGGCGTGACGCCACTCGTGCCGCCGGGCGTGCTGCTGAACTCGCTGAAGTATCAGAATTTCGAGGTAAACGGCAAATATCAGATCTCGCCGATGCTGTTCGTCGGCGCGCAATACGTGTACACGATGGAAACCTACGACGCCTCGACCGGCGGCGTGAAGCCGAAAATCCACTCGTTCGGCCTGATGGCGGACTACAACCTGTCCAAGCGCACCGACGTCTACATTCAGGGCGAATATCAGCAGGTGACCGGCGACTCGACCTATTCGATTCTGGACGAAGCTTTCACGCCGGGCACTCAGTCTCCTTCATCGACGTCCAGGCAGGTCGTGGTGCGCGCGGCGATCCGGCATAAATTCTAG
- a CDS encoding NUDIX domain-containing protein: MNETTSRVRIVDVEVLSDDWYVLKKTTFDYQRADGSWQRQSRETYDRGNGATLLLYDPRRRTVVLTRQFRLPAFVNGHHGMLIEAPAGLLEAASPEERIRAEVEEETGYRVREVRKVFEAFMSPGSVTEKLHFFVAEYDAVAKVGSGGGLADEGEDIEVLELPVDEALAMIERGEIVDGKTIMLLQYARLNLLNS; the protein is encoded by the coding sequence ATGAACGAAACCACCAGCCGGGTAAGGATCGTCGACGTGGAGGTACTGTCCGACGACTGGTACGTCCTGAAAAAAACCACCTTCGACTACCAGCGCGCCGACGGCAGCTGGCAGCGCCAAAGCCGCGAAACCTACGACCGCGGCAACGGCGCGACGCTGCTGCTCTACGACCCGCGGCGGCGCACTGTCGTGCTGACGCGGCAATTCCGCCTGCCGGCCTTCGTCAACGGTCATCACGGCATGCTGATCGAGGCGCCGGCCGGCCTGCTGGAGGCCGCGTCGCCGGAAGAACGGATTCGCGCGGAAGTCGAGGAAGAAACGGGTTATCGGGTGCGCGAGGTCCGCAAGGTATTCGAGGCGTTCATGAGCCCGGGTTCGGTCACGGAAAAACTGCACTTTTTCGTCGCCGAATACGATGCGGTGGCGAAAGTCGGCTCGGGTGGCGGTCTGGCTGATGAAGGCGAAGACATCGAGGTGCTGGAACTGCCGGTGGACGAAGCGCTGGCGATGATCGAGCGAGGTGAAATCGTCGACGGCAAGACCATCATGCTATTGCAGTACGCGAGACTGAACCTGTTGAACAGCTAG
- a CDS encoding DeoR/GlpR family DNA-binding transcription regulator, which translates to MLTSQRKQLILEALKRHGQVVAKTLSAEFEVSEDTIRRDLRELAAEGQLQRVHGGALPASPAAMDFAGRERIESASKAAIGRAAAGMIARDQIAFVDGGTTAVQLARHLPRDLRATIVTHSPSVAVELAEHAGLEVVMIGGRLFRHSMVNVGAAAIETLSHIRADLYFMGVTGVHPQAGLSTGDREEAYVKRAFVEHAAETVVLASAEKLHAASAYKIADVTAASAIVVERNTAEALTAPFEALGITIVRA; encoded by the coding sequence ATGCTGACCTCGCAAAGAAAGCAGTTGATCCTCGAAGCGCTGAAGCGCCACGGGCAAGTGGTCGCCAAGACCTTGAGCGCGGAATTCGAGGTCTCCGAAGACACCATCCGGCGCGACCTGCGCGAACTCGCCGCCGAGGGCCAGCTTCAGCGCGTGCACGGCGGCGCGCTGCCGGCGTCGCCCGCCGCGATGGATTTCGCGGGGCGCGAGCGTATCGAATCGGCGTCGAAGGCGGCAATCGGCCGGGCGGCGGCCGGCATGATCGCGCGTGACCAGATTGCGTTCGTCGACGGCGGCACGACCGCCGTGCAACTGGCGCGTCATCTACCGCGCGACTTGCGCGCGACGATCGTCACGCATAGCCCGAGTGTCGCGGTCGAACTCGCGGAGCATGCCGGGCTGGAGGTCGTCATGATCGGCGGGCGCCTGTTCAGGCATTCGATGGTCAACGTCGGCGCCGCCGCCATAGAAACGCTCAGTCACATTCGCGCCGATCTGTATTTCATGGGCGTGACCGGCGTGCATCCGCAAGCGGGCCTGAGCACCGGCGACAGGGAAGAGGCCTATGTGAAACGCGCGTTCGTGGAGCACGCGGCGGAGACGGTGGTGCTGGCGTCGGCGGAAAAACTCCACGCGGCGTCGGCGTACAAGATTGCGGATGTGACGGCGGCCAGCGCGATCGTCGTCGAACGGAACACCGCCGAGGCGCTGACCGCGCCGTTCGAGGCGTTGGGCATCACGATCGTGCGCGCATAG
- a CDS encoding peptidoglycan DD-metalloendopeptidase family protein: protein MGKRFDRTMMASLAGAWVALAVSGCANVGQQGAQSGAASGAAVASGAPAASAPAADAIAATPAAISADQSAPLKKSPPLVYRVKRGDTLARIAQRHHCSVGQLQAWNGLKASSRLKRGQVLHVASPETVRAVNAANAAAKAAAASGAAASGAARQAAAAASAVGATPSPSAPSPAPSAAEAREVAQQTARHANGVSLAWPAGGTVVEGFQPGETRGIEIGGKPGDPVRAAADGKVMYAGMGLNGYGSLIIVQHNKDFLTAYSHNRKLLVKTGDIVVQGQQIAEMGDEKNSRVSLGFELRRDGKPIDPMPYLPQGRG from the coding sequence ATGGGAAAGCGTTTCGACAGAACAATGATGGCCAGTCTCGCTGGCGCATGGGTGGCGCTGGCAGTCAGTGGTTGTGCGAATGTGGGACAGCAGGGTGCGCAGTCAGGCGCCGCATCGGGCGCGGCGGTTGCATCCGGGGCGCCGGCCGCCAGCGCGCCGGCTGCCGATGCGATAGCGGCCACGCCGGCCGCGATCAGCGCCGATCAGAGCGCGCCGCTTAAGAAGTCGCCGCCGCTGGTGTATCGCGTCAAGCGTGGCGACACACTGGCGCGGATCGCGCAGCGTCATCATTGCAGCGTCGGGCAGTTGCAAGCCTGGAATGGATTGAAGGCGTCCTCGCGGCTCAAGCGCGGACAGGTGTTGCACGTCGCGTCGCCGGAAACGGTGCGGGCGGTGAATGCGGCTAATGCCGCAGCGAAGGCCGCTGCGGCTTCCGGGGCCGCGGCTTCTGGCGCTGCGCGGCAAGCGGCGGCGGCCGCCTCGGCCGTAGGCGCGACGCCGTCGCCGTCGGCACCTTCGCCCGCGCCCAGCGCCGCCGAAGCACGCGAAGTGGCGCAACAAACCGCGCGGCACGCGAATGGCGTGTCTCTCGCGTGGCCCGCGGGCGGAACCGTGGTGGAAGGATTCCAGCCGGGTGAAACGCGAGGCATTGAAATCGGCGGCAAACCGGGCGACCCTGTGCGGGCGGCGGCCGACGGCAAGGTGATGTACGCCGGCATGGGCTTGAACGGTTACGGCAGTCTGATCATCGTCCAGCACAACAAGGACTTTCTGACCGCTTACTCGCATAACCGCAAGCTGCTGGTCAAAACCGGCGATATCGTCGTGCAGGGACAGCAGATCGCCGAGATGGGCGACGAAAAGAACTCGCGGGTGTCGCTCGGGTTCGAGCTGCGCCGCGACGGCAAGCCGATCGATCCCATGCCGTACCTGCCGCAAGGACGCGGCTAG
- a CDS encoding alpha/beta fold hydrolase, with the protein MQNWPLPESYTFRDQSVRFNVTGNGPPLVLVHGTPFSSYVWHRVAPHLAQTRTVYYYDLLGYGQSEQRDGQDVSLGVQNTLLAELLAHWELKSPDVIAHDFGGATSLRAHLIDGCDYRSLTLIDPVAVAPWGSPFVRHVREHGDAFAGLPPYIHEAVVKAYVRGAIAREIPDHELAPYVTPWLGTTGQAAFYRQIAQMDQRYTDEVEARYAQLRCPVQILWGEEDQWIALARGRQLAAAIPEARFQPVPKAGHLMQEDAPEAIVAAALRWLD; encoded by the coding sequence ATGCAAAATTGGCCGCTTCCCGAAAGCTATACGTTCCGCGATCAATCCGTGCGCTTTAACGTGACCGGCAACGGTCCGCCGCTGGTGCTGGTTCACGGCACGCCGTTTTCTTCCTATGTGTGGCACCGCGTTGCCCCGCATCTCGCGCAAACCCGCACGGTGTACTACTACGATCTGCTCGGCTACGGCCAGTCCGAGCAGCGCGACGGCCAGGACGTTTCGCTCGGCGTGCAGAATACCTTACTGGCGGAATTGCTCGCCCACTGGGAACTGAAAAGTCCAGACGTCATCGCGCACGATTTCGGCGGTGCGACTTCATTGCGCGCGCATCTGATCGACGGTTGCGACTATCGCAGCCTGACGCTGATCGATCCGGTGGCGGTGGCGCCGTGGGGTTCGCCGTTCGTGCGGCATGTGCGCGAACATGGTGACGCGTTCGCCGGATTGCCGCCCTACATCCACGAGGCGGTGGTGAAGGCCTATGTGCGCGGCGCGATCGCGCGTGAGATTCCGGACCACGAACTCGCACCTTATGTCACGCCCTGGCTCGGCACAACGGGCCAGGCCGCGTTCTACCGGCAAATCGCGCAGATGGACCAACGCTACACCGACGAAGTCGAAGCGCGCTATGCGCAGCTACGCTGTCCGGTGCAGATTCTGTGGGGCGAAGAGGATCAATGGATTGCGCTGGCGCGCGGCCGTCAACTGGCCGCCGCCATACCGGAAGCGCGCTTTCAGCCGGTGCCGAAGGCCGGCCACCTGATGCAGGAAGACGCGCCGGAAGCGATCGTCGCCGCGGCGCTGCGGTGGCTGGATTAA
- a CDS encoding (2Fe-2S)-binding protein produces the protein MTTLNINGQTHTVDAPPDMPLLWVLRDLVGLTGTKFGCGIAQCGACTVHLDGVAVRSCVLPASAVGERKITTIEAVGSTPAGQKVQQAWRQLDVVQCGYCQSGQVMSAASLLASNPNPTDADIDAAMAGNICRCGTYNRIRVAIKQAAKGA, from the coding sequence ATGACAACGCTCAATATCAACGGCCAGACGCATACCGTCGACGCGCCACCCGACATGCCACTCCTGTGGGTCTTGCGCGACCTCGTCGGCCTGACCGGCACGAAGTTCGGTTGCGGCATCGCGCAGTGCGGCGCCTGCACCGTGCACCTCGACGGCGTGGCGGTGCGCTCGTGCGTCTTGCCGGCTTCGGCGGTCGGCGAGCGGAAGATCACCACGATCGAAGCGGTGGGCAGCACGCCGGCCGGTCAAAAAGTGCAGCAGGCGTGGCGTCAGCTCGACGTGGTGCAATGCGGCTACTGTCAGTCGGGGCAGGTGATGTCGGCGGCTTCGCTGCTCGCGAGCAACCCCAATCCTACCGACGCCGACATCGACGCCGCCATGGCCGGCAATATCTGCCGCTGCGGGACCTACAACCGCATCCGCGTGGCGATCAAGCAAGCCGCGAAGGGGGCCTGA